The following are from one region of the Arachis duranensis cultivar V14167 chromosome 10, aradu.V14167.gnm2.J7QH, whole genome shotgun sequence genome:
- the LOC107469157 gene encoding probable glucan 1,3-beta-glucosidase A isoform X2: MGMRILTLLLAHNLQVEGLHRGSKVRGVNLGGWLVIEGWIKPSLFDGIANGDMLDGTEVQFKSVTLQKYVSADNGGGMNVTVDRDVASSWETFRLWRVSPSEFQFRTSKGQFLTCDGDGCTVSATANSPSTSETYEIERNGNSRIHMKTKNGAYLQATTDGQLTADYPGSPGWDDNAATFDMTILSNNLHGDYQLANGYGHDRAKDVLKRHRNTFITIEDFKFLYKHGINTVRIPVGWWIAFDPDPPSPFIEGSLDALDNAFLWAQEYDIKCIIDLHAAPGSQNGMEHSASRDGFIGWPDSPDNIQQSLNVIEFLVSRYARNPALLGIELLNEPSAGTVPLDTLVSYYKQGYQIVRKHSSTAYVIMCQRIGMADPMELYQANIGSHNTVLDLHYYNLFDAYFVNMSVGDNIQYIYNSREGQLKALNSSNSPLVFIGEWVNEWNVTSGSQKDYQDFGRAQLEVYNAASFGWCYWTIKNDRQHWDFEWNIRSNYLQLGKSPSKQRFNIFGLIGLAFTCFCLPFL, translated from the exons ATGGGCATGCGCATTCTTACTCTCTTGTTGGCTCATAACCTACAAG TGGAGGGGTTACATAGGGGTTCTAAAGTGAGAGGAGTGAACTTGGGAGGGTGGTTGGTCATTGAAGGTTGGATCAAACCTTCATTGTTTGATGGCATTGCCAATGGAGACATGCTT GACGGAACAGAGGTGCAATTTAAGTCAGTGACATTGCAGAAGTATGTATCTGCAGATAATGGGGGAGGAATGAATGTGACTGTTGATAGGGATGTTGCATCTTCATGGGAAACCTTCAGG TTATGGAGAGTCTCTCCATCTGAATTTCAATTTCGTACCTCAAAAGGTCAGTTTCTTACATGTGATGGCGATGGCTGCACTGTCTCGGCAACAGCAAACTCTCCTTCAACATCAGAGACATACGAAATAGAGCGGAATGGGAACAGTAGAATTCATATGAAGACAAAGAATGGGGCCTATCTGCAG GCTACAACAGATGGTCAGCTTACAGCAGATTACCCGGGTTCACCAGGATGGGATGATAATGCTGCCACATTTGACATGACAATTTTGTCGAATAATTTACATGGAGATTACCAGCTAGCAAATGGATATGGACATGATCGTGCGAAAGATGTTCTTAAG AGACATAGAAATACCTTTATCACCATTGAGGATTTCAAGTTTCTATATAAACACGGAATAAACACTGTGAGGATACCAGTTGGGTGGTGGATTGCTTTCGATCCTGATCCTCCGAGTCCTTTTATTGAAGGAAGTCTTGATGCTCTAGATAATGCATTTTTATGGGCACA AGAATATGATATAAAATGCATAATTGATCTTCATGCTGCTCCTGGTTCCCAAAATGGGATGGAACATAGTGCAAGCAGAGATGGATTCATCGGCTGGCCCGATTCTCCAGATAACATTCAACAGTCGTTGAATGTTATTGAATTTTTAGTTTCTAG ATATGCAAGGAATCCTGCTTTGCTGGGAATTGAGCTTCTAAATGAACCGTCTGCCGGAACAGTTCCATTAGATACTTTAGTTTCTTATTACAAACAGGGCTACCAAATTGTTAGAAAACACTCTTCAACAGCTTATGTAATAATGTGCCAAAGAATTGGCATGGCAGATCCTATGGAACTTTACCAAGCCAACATAGGATCTCACAACACAGTTTTGGATTTGCATTACTACAACCTCTTCGACGCGTATTTTGTTAATATGAGCGTCGGCGATAACATACAGTACATATACAATAGCCGGGAAGGTCAACTCAAGGCCTTGAATAGTTCAAATAGCCCACTTGTTTTTATTG GAGAGTGGGTGAATGAGTGGAATGTGACAAGCGGATCGCAAAAGGATTATCAAGATTTCGGAAGGGCACAGTTAGAAGTTTACAATGCAGCTTCCTTTGGATGGTGTTACTGGACAATAAAAAATGACAGACAGCACTGGGATTTTGAGTGGAACATTAGGAGCAACTATCTTCAGTTAG GTAAATCACCCAGCAAACAGAGATTTAACATTTTTGGATTGATAGGATTGGCATTCACCTGCTTTTGTCTCCCTTTTTTGTGA
- the LOC107469157 gene encoding probable glucan 1,3-beta-glucosidase A isoform X1 gives MGLVFTKWACAFLLSCWLITYKVHSVEGLHRGSKVRGVNLGGWLVIEGWIKPSLFDGIANGDMLDGTEVQFKSVTLQKYVSADNGGGMNVTVDRDVASSWETFRLWRVSPSEFQFRTSKGQFLTCDGDGCTVSATANSPSTSETYEIERNGNSRIHMKTKNGAYLQATTDGQLTADYPGSPGWDDNAATFDMTILSNNLHGDYQLANGYGHDRAKDVLKRHRNTFITIEDFKFLYKHGINTVRIPVGWWIAFDPDPPSPFIEGSLDALDNAFLWAQEYDIKCIIDLHAAPGSQNGMEHSASRDGFIGWPDSPDNIQQSLNVIEFLVSRYARNPALLGIELLNEPSAGTVPLDTLVSYYKQGYQIVRKHSSTAYVIMCQRIGMADPMELYQANIGSHNTVLDLHYYNLFDAYFVNMSVGDNIQYIYNSREGQLKALNSSNSPLVFIGEWVNEWNVTSGSQKDYQDFGRAQLEVYNAASFGWCYWTIKNDRQHWDFEWNIRSNYLQLGKSPSKQRFNIFGLIGLAFTCFCLPFL, from the exons ATGGGACTTGTTTTTACTAAATGGGCATGCGCATTCTTACTCTCTTGTTGGCTCATAACCTACAAGGTACATTCAG TGGAGGGGTTACATAGGGGTTCTAAAGTGAGAGGAGTGAACTTGGGAGGGTGGTTGGTCATTGAAGGTTGGATCAAACCTTCATTGTTTGATGGCATTGCCAATGGAGACATGCTT GACGGAACAGAGGTGCAATTTAAGTCAGTGACATTGCAGAAGTATGTATCTGCAGATAATGGGGGAGGAATGAATGTGACTGTTGATAGGGATGTTGCATCTTCATGGGAAACCTTCAGG TTATGGAGAGTCTCTCCATCTGAATTTCAATTTCGTACCTCAAAAGGTCAGTTTCTTACATGTGATGGCGATGGCTGCACTGTCTCGGCAACAGCAAACTCTCCTTCAACATCAGAGACATACGAAATAGAGCGGAATGGGAACAGTAGAATTCATATGAAGACAAAGAATGGGGCCTATCTGCAG GCTACAACAGATGGTCAGCTTACAGCAGATTACCCGGGTTCACCAGGATGGGATGATAATGCTGCCACATTTGACATGACAATTTTGTCGAATAATTTACATGGAGATTACCAGCTAGCAAATGGATATGGACATGATCGTGCGAAAGATGTTCTTAAG AGACATAGAAATACCTTTATCACCATTGAGGATTTCAAGTTTCTATATAAACACGGAATAAACACTGTGAGGATACCAGTTGGGTGGTGGATTGCTTTCGATCCTGATCCTCCGAGTCCTTTTATTGAAGGAAGTCTTGATGCTCTAGATAATGCATTTTTATGGGCACA AGAATATGATATAAAATGCATAATTGATCTTCATGCTGCTCCTGGTTCCCAAAATGGGATGGAACATAGTGCAAGCAGAGATGGATTCATCGGCTGGCCCGATTCTCCAGATAACATTCAACAGTCGTTGAATGTTATTGAATTTTTAGTTTCTAG ATATGCAAGGAATCCTGCTTTGCTGGGAATTGAGCTTCTAAATGAACCGTCTGCCGGAACAGTTCCATTAGATACTTTAGTTTCTTATTACAAACAGGGCTACCAAATTGTTAGAAAACACTCTTCAACAGCTTATGTAATAATGTGCCAAAGAATTGGCATGGCAGATCCTATGGAACTTTACCAAGCCAACATAGGATCTCACAACACAGTTTTGGATTTGCATTACTACAACCTCTTCGACGCGTATTTTGTTAATATGAGCGTCGGCGATAACATACAGTACATATACAATAGCCGGGAAGGTCAACTCAAGGCCTTGAATAGTTCAAATAGCCCACTTGTTTTTATTG GAGAGTGGGTGAATGAGTGGAATGTGACAAGCGGATCGCAAAAGGATTATCAAGATTTCGGAAGGGCACAGTTAGAAGTTTACAATGCAGCTTCCTTTGGATGGTGTTACTGGACAATAAAAAATGACAGACAGCACTGGGATTTTGAGTGGAACATTAGGAGCAACTATCTTCAGTTAG GTAAATCACCCAGCAAACAGAGATTTAACATTTTTGGATTGATAGGATTGGCATTCACCTGCTTTTGTCTCCCTTTTTTGTGA